GCGTTTTAACCTGTTCTCTAACACCTGTATTGATGTAGACATTATCTCCATGGCACTGGGAACGGCCATTGTTGTGCTACCAGACATATTGGTTATTCGTGCTGTCAAGCGCCGATGCCAACTCGCGGGCATATCTGCGGGTTTGCCTTCAGGGGATAATTGAGAGGAAAACAGATCTTGCCGGACCAAATGCGCATCATGTTGCAAATCAACAGCAATCACGACGTCAGCGCCCATCGCTCTTGCCAGAGAAACAGGAACAGGATTGACTACTGCGCCATCAACCAACCAATAACCGCCGAACCAAACAGGGGAAAACAATCCAGGCATACTGCATGAGGCCCTAATAGCCTGCTTAATGTCCCCCTCAGTAAGCCATAACTCACGGCCTGTGGTTAAATTGGTTACGACAGAACCAAAGGGTAACTTGCATTCAGCGATATCCTGCACTTCAATTATTTGATTGACTGCATTAAAAACCCGCTCCCCCCGCAGTAATCCACCACGACGCCAGGAGAAATCCATCAATCGAATAACATCCCAATACTTAAACGAACGGACCCAGCGTTCCATGATATTAATATGATCACTGGCATACGCTGCACCGACCAACGCACCAACCGAACAACCAGCAACAACATCGATTTTAACACCCATCTCTTCCAGTGCGTTGATCACCCCGATATGTGCCCATCCCTTCGCAGCCCCCGCACCAAGAGCCAGTCCAATCTTAATTTTTCTCATTTTATTTCGTCCATTTCCGATCAATTGGGCACTTTACCGCTCGACAAAATAACGTCGATTCTAATCTTGTTATCGGCACTGCCGCATATTTCTTAACGCAAACGGCTACAACGCAGCTGTCACTCAGAGGAAAAGCTCATATTCCCAAGCCCGCGTTATAATCTTACTGATTGAACTATAGTGAACATTTATCCTTCTGGTGAATTGATACAAATAGTTTACATATCATTACTAAGATATAGGGTTAAAGCCGAGGGATATACAGTAAATATCGAAATATGCCAAACCGATCTGTTTAATCGAGATCTTATTACATTAATTACTCAATTAGATGCCTATCAAGAATCACGCTACCCGGCTGACAGCAACCATGTAGAGTCAATTGAGAGTATGGTTCAGAAAAAAACCTGACAGTCGAGGTATTGGTATCGCATCAATGTTAGGGACTGCGTTGTTCTATAAGTCCATCCGTTTGAATTTAAATGTTTTTATTTAGAATCAGGAATTCATCAACCTGAAGCGGTAAAATTATACCAGCGGTTGGATTTTGAACTTACGTCGGCATTTGGTTGTTATCAATACGATCCACTTAGCCTATATAGGGTAAAAAAATTGATGAGTAGTACCAAGTGAAAGGTAAAATAGAGAGGTAGCACTCAGCTACTTGGTAACCGTTGCTATTTTGAATTTTATTGTTTTGATTTTCTATATAAAAAAGCAAAATAGCCACTATAGTAGTGGCTATTCAGAGTAAATATTCTGAGTTAAGAGAAATTATAAGATTTAATATTATCTAATAATATGGCACTCGATAAATAGATAATCGCATTACATGCTGTCATTTCACCTTTAGCTCTCACTGGCTATGGTGTTATTAACTATATTTCGACCCTTATCAGAATATTATGAAATATTACGGATTATTAGCCGTTGATAGTACCGAATGATACGCTCATTTTTTCGAACATAGCGATAACTTTATTGATCAGTTTCATGGGTTGCTCCTGTAAATATCATTATTTTTATGTGACACACATCACAGTTATTAAGTTACTCCATAATGAAACACCGGTCAACTATTTTTGTGAGCAACATCACAAAACTTTAGCCCATCAACTAGTCTGCACAACGTTATCAACTTTGAACCTCTCCACATGATTAGGTAAGATGGGCCCTTATTTGCCCC
The sequence above is drawn from the Yersinia intermedia genome and encodes:
- the rssA gene encoding patatin-like phospholipase RssA, with the protein product MRKIKIGLALGAGAAKGWAHIGVINALEEMGVKIDVVAGCSVGALVGAAYASDHINIMERWVRSFKYWDVIRLMDFSWRRGGLLRGERVFNAVNQIIEVQDIAECKLPFGSVVTNLTTGRELWLTEGDIKQAIRASCSMPGLFSPVWFGGYWLVDGAVVNPVPVSLARAMGADVVIAVDLQHDAHLVRQDLFSSQLSPEGKPADMPASWHRRLTARITNMSGSTTMAVPSAMEIMSTSIQVLENRLKRNRMAGDPPDVLIQPYCPQISMLDFHRADEAIAAGHLAVEKKIEQLSPLIRG